The following are from one region of the Pseudazoarcus pumilus genome:
- a CDS encoding FAD-dependent oxidoreductase — translation MLVVGGGSAGIAAAISAARNGAKVMPVERYGFLGGTLTTVTLDSICGFFTVTEDEVIPIVLGLAHETVDRLRERGGALPPRRWLWTASVLYDPITLKLVANEMAEAAGVELVYHCLAVGVVRDDSRICGVVFEGKNWRWPASHRP, via the coding sequence GTGCTGGTGGTCGGAGGCGGTTCGGCCGGGATTGCCGCAGCGATCTCGGCCGCCCGCAACGGCGCCAAGGTGATGCCGGTCGAACGCTACGGCTTTCTCGGCGGCACGCTGACCACCGTCACGCTGGACAGCATCTGCGGCTTCTTCACCGTTACCGAGGATGAGGTTATTCCGATCGTGCTGGGCCTTGCCCACGAAACGGTGGACCGCCTTCGAGAACGCGGAGGCGCGCTGCCACCAAGACGCTGGTTGTGGACCGCCTCAGTGCTGTACGACCCGATAACGCTGAAACTGGTTGCCAACGAAATGGCCGAAGCCGCCGGAGTAGAACTCGTCTACCACTGTCTCGCGGTTGGTGTCGTGCGTGACGACAGCCGCATCTGCGGCGTGGTTTTCGAAGGCAAGAACTGGCGATGGCCTGCCTCGCATCGACCGTGA
- a CDS encoding dihydroxy-acid dehydratase domain-containing protein codes for MPGKGRIRRLRFVAAVNGAGLGYDMAVITAGQFSGLNRSLTDGQVTPEAAGCGPLALVRDGDPITIDLLAHRLSIDLADEILTARHDALPAFVSLEKAGWLTLYQSLVQPLSEGAAMKPPGVRYRHEDA; via the coding sequence CTGCCTGGAAAAGGCCGTATCCGCCGGCTACGGTTCGTCGCCGCAGTCAACGGCGCCGGTCTCGGCTACGACATGGCGGTGATCACCGCCGGCCAGTTCTCCGGCCTGAACCGGAGCCTGACCGATGGCCAAGTCACGCCCGAGGCAGCCGGCTGCGGCCCACTCGCGCTGGTGCGTGACGGTGACCCCATCACCATCGACCTGCTCGCCCACCGTCTGAGCATCGACCTTGCCGACGAGATCTTGACTGCCCGCCACGACGCGTTGCCCGCATTCGTCTCCCTCGAAAAGGCCGGCTGGCTGACTCTCTACCAAAGTCTCGTCCAGCCCCTCTCGGAAGGAGCGGCCATGAAACCCCCTGGCGTTCGTTACAGGCACGAAGATGCCTGA
- a CDS encoding FAD-binding oxidoreductase: MTERRRKFYAWGFEDQSATPEEIRLVESTWAEQFGIDRFDVIDPPKLDEIELQPPRIRNIPTSLAPLCRQDKYERALHSYGRSFLDGARMFKRDFAHAPDVVAYPRNEADLVALLDWCDEIRAAVIPFGGGSSVVGGVNPEIKGDYTGVVTIDMWYLNEILEVDRESRSARVQAGIYGPDLERKLKEHGLTLRFFPQSFEMSTLGGWIATRAAGHFASGATYIDDYVESIRMLTPAGPWESRRLPASGAGPSPDRFVMGTEGSTGIITESWIRLLERPRYKVGATVTFPDFHSGVAAVRAISQSGLDPTNCRLVDALEAQLTKSYDGGKPILVLGFESPRYPVDSEQQLALEICRDHGGEVLDQSEGSGANNTVSGLWRNAFIRGPYYREHMIARGICRETFETAVPWSGFRQLHETVIDTVSRAIVRVTGRPGTVTCRFTHIYPNGPAPYFTFHCLPDRDRMYEQCLEIKHAAADAVDSCGGTITHHHAVGRLHMPWYQRQRPDLFGLAFAASKRTVDTNGIMNPGVIVPEKP, encoded by the coding sequence ATGACTGAACGTCGACGCAAATTCTACGCCTGGGGCTTTGAAGACCAGTCCGCCACTCCCGAGGAAATCCGCTTGGTCGAATCGACCTGGGCCGAACAGTTCGGCATCGACCGGTTCGACGTGATCGACCCGCCGAAACTCGACGAGATCGAGTTGCAACCGCCGCGCATCCGCAACATTCCGACGAGTCTCGCCCCGCTCTGCCGCCAGGACAAATACGAACGCGCACTGCACAGCTACGGCCGCTCGTTCCTCGACGGCGCGCGCATGTTCAAGCGCGACTTCGCGCACGCACCCGATGTTGTCGCCTACCCGCGCAATGAAGCCGACTTGGTCGCGTTGCTCGACTGGTGCGACGAAATCCGCGCAGCAGTAATCCCGTTTGGCGGCGGCTCAAGCGTGGTCGGCGGGGTAAATCCGGAAATCAAAGGCGACTATACCGGTGTCGTGACGATCGACATGTGGTATCTCAACGAAATTCTCGAGGTAGACCGAGAATCGCGCTCGGCGCGCGTCCAGGCCGGCATTTACGGGCCTGACCTCGAACGCAAGCTCAAAGAACACGGCCTTACGTTGCGGTTTTTCCCGCAGAGTTTCGAAATGTCGACGCTGGGCGGCTGGATCGCTACGCGCGCGGCCGGCCACTTCGCAAGCGGCGCTACCTACATCGACGACTATGTCGAAAGCATCCGCATGCTCACGCCTGCCGGGCCGTGGGAGTCACGCCGTCTCCCGGCTTCAGGCGCGGGTCCGTCGCCGGATCGTTTCGTGATGGGTACCGAAGGTTCGACAGGCATCATCACCGAAAGCTGGATCCGTCTACTCGAACGGCCGCGCTACAAGGTCGGCGCTACCGTGACCTTTCCCGACTTTCATAGTGGCGTCGCGGCGGTGCGTGCAATCTCGCAGTCCGGCCTCGATCCGACGAACTGCCGCCTCGTCGACGCGCTGGAAGCTCAACTCACGAAATCATACGACGGCGGAAAACCAATTCTAGTACTCGGCTTCGAAAGCCCGCGCTACCCGGTCGACAGCGAGCAGCAGCTTGCGCTGGAAATCTGCCGCGACCACGGCGGTGAGGTACTCGACCAGTCCGAAGGATCAGGCGCCAACAATACCGTGTCAGGCCTGTGGCGCAACGCGTTCATCCGCGGCCCGTACTATCGCGAACACATGATCGCGCGCGGCATTTGCCGCGAGACCTTCGAGACCGCAGTGCCGTGGAGTGGCTTCCGCCAGCTGCATGAAACCGTCATCGACACCGTCTCCCGGGCGATCGTGCGGGTCACCGGCCGACCGGGCACGGTCACCTGCCGCTTCACCCACATCTATCCGAACGGCCCTGCTCCGTACTTCACCTTCCACTGCCTGCCGGACCGCGACCGCATGTACGAGCAGTGCCTGGAAATCAAACATGCCGCGGCCGACGCGGTCGATTCCTGCGGCGGCACCATCACCCACCACCACGCGGTCGGGCGGTTGCACATGCCGTGGTACCAGCGCCAGCGTCCGGACCTGTTCGGCCTCGCATTTGCCGCATCCAAACGCACAGTGGATACGAACGGAATCATGAATCCGGGCGTCATCGTGCCTGAAAAGCCATGA
- a CDS encoding cation-transporting P-type ATPase, whose product MSQDTVRQSHGPHHASPPEAVVRRMDVDPRSGLSSAEARARRDLHGPNALPASARRSAFERFLLQFHDILIYVLLAAGAITAVLGHWIDSGVIFGVVVINAIIGFVQEGKAERALDAIRDMLSPRAQVLRDGHRREVPAEELVPGDIVFLASGDKVPADLRLVEVRSLRVEEAALTGESVPVDKAPDPVGRDVPLGDRASMAYSGTLVAYGQATGVVVATGAKTEIGRISEMLGKVEELTTPLLRQLAAFGRTLTWVILGVAAFAFAFGTLVRDYSAGEMFLAAVGLAVAAIPEGLPAIMTITLAIGVQRMAARNAIIRRLPSVEALGSVTVICSDKTGTLTRNEMTVQRVACADRQYVVTGSGYIPHGGFEERLDEGSRAIEPAGALLDSARAAMLCNDAHVRREGEDWTLAGDPTEGALLVMAMKAGLDGGFEREALPRTDVIPFESEHRFMATLHHDHEGHGRIYLKGAPERVLELCARARSEAGDGELDIAYWHARMHEIAADGMRLLAVAVREDADAMRELCFADVEGGGFTLLALFGLSDPPREEAVEAVARCRAAGIRVKMITGDHAATARAIGVRLGLDERVQAITGADLEKMDDAALAQAAADNEVFARASPEHKLRLVTALQSRGEVVAMTGDGVNDAPALKRAEVGVAMGNKGTEAAKEAAEVVLADDNFASIAAAVEEGRTVYDNLRKAIAFILPTNLGQGGIVLCAVLLGITMPITPAQILWVNMITAVTLALALAFEQPERDIMRRPPRAADASLLDRFVLWRIFFVGVLLVAGGMGFFLWEIDRGQSLELARTAAVNAVLVGEAFYLFNMRSFRESVFSREGLTGNRYVWLAIGLMALAQLAFTYAPFMHALFGSAALDAATWLRVLAFGVVVLIVVELEKLVVRLRADPKSNA is encoded by the coding sequence ATGTCCCAAGACACCGTCCGCCAGTCGCATGGCCCGCATCACGCGAGCCCGCCCGAGGCCGTCGTCCGTCGCATGGACGTCGACCCGCGCAGCGGCCTCAGTTCGGCCGAGGCGCGTGCGCGGCGTGACCTGCACGGACCCAACGCCCTGCCCGCGTCGGCACGGCGCAGCGCCTTCGAGCGCTTCCTGCTGCAGTTCCACGACATCCTGATCTATGTGCTGCTGGCCGCCGGTGCGATCACCGCGGTGCTGGGTCACTGGATCGACAGCGGGGTGATCTTCGGGGTGGTGGTGATCAACGCCATCATCGGTTTCGTCCAGGAGGGCAAGGCCGAGCGTGCGCTCGACGCGATCCGCGACATGCTCTCGCCGCGCGCGCAGGTGCTGCGCGACGGGCATCGCCGCGAGGTGCCGGCCGAGGAACTGGTGCCGGGTGACATCGTGTTCCTCGCCTCGGGCGACAAGGTGCCGGCCGACCTGCGACTGGTCGAGGTGCGCAGCCTGCGCGTCGAGGAAGCCGCGCTCACCGGCGAGTCGGTGCCGGTGGACAAGGCGCCGGACCCGGTCGGGCGCGATGTGCCGCTGGGCGACCGCGCCTCGATGGCGTATTCCGGCACGCTGGTGGCCTACGGGCAGGCCACCGGCGTGGTCGTCGCGACCGGTGCGAAGACGGAGATCGGCCGCATCAGCGAGATGCTCGGCAAGGTCGAGGAACTCACCACGCCGCTGCTGCGCCAGCTCGCCGCCTTCGGCCGCACGCTGACCTGGGTCATTCTCGGGGTCGCCGCCTTCGCCTTCGCCTTCGGCACGCTGGTGCGCGACTACTCGGCCGGCGAGATGTTTCTCGCCGCCGTGGGACTGGCGGTGGCGGCGATTCCCGAGGGGCTGCCGGCGATCATGACCATCACGCTGGCCATCGGCGTGCAGCGCATGGCCGCGCGCAACGCCATCATCCGCCGTCTTCCGTCGGTCGAGGCGCTGGGTTCGGTGACCGTCATCTGTTCGGACAAGACCGGCACGCTCACGCGCAACGAGATGACCGTGCAGCGGGTGGCCTGTGCCGACCGGCAGTACGTCGTCACCGGCAGCGGCTACATCCCGCACGGTGGCTTCGAGGAACGCCTCGACGAGGGCTCGCGAGCGATCGAACCGGCCGGTGCGCTGCTCGATTCGGCGCGTGCAGCCATGCTGTGCAACGATGCGCATGTGCGCCGCGAGGGCGAGGACTGGACGCTGGCCGGTGATCCGACCGAGGGCGCGCTGCTGGTGATGGCGATGAAGGCCGGGCTGGACGGCGGGTTCGAGCGCGAGGCGCTGCCGCGCACCGACGTCATTCCGTTCGAGTCCGAGCACCGCTTCATGGCCACGCTGCATCACGATCATGAGGGCCACGGACGCATCTATCTGAAGGGCGCACCCGAGCGCGTGCTGGAGTTGTGCGCGCGTGCGCGCAGCGAGGCCGGCGATGGCGAACTCGACATCGCCTACTGGCACGCGCGCATGCACGAGATCGCCGCCGACGGCATGCGCCTGCTGGCGGTGGCCGTGCGCGAGGACGCCGATGCGATGCGCGAACTGTGCTTTGCCGATGTCGAGGGGGGCGGCTTCACGCTGCTCGCGCTCTTCGGCCTGTCCGACCCGCCGCGCGAGGAGGCCGTGGAGGCGGTCGCACGCTGTCGCGCGGCCGGCATCCGGGTCAAGATGATCACCGGTGACCACGCCGCCACGGCGCGTGCGATCGGCGTGCGGCTGGGGCTGGACGAGCGCGTGCAGGCGATCACCGGTGCCGATCTGGAGAAGATGGACGACGCGGCGCTGGCGCAAGCCGCGGCCGACAACGAAGTGTTCGCGCGCGCCAGCCCCGAGCACAAGCTGCGCCTGGTCACCGCATTGCAGTCGCGCGGCGAGGTCGTGGCGATGACGGGCGACGGCGTCAACGACGCCCCCGCGCTCAAGCGCGCCGAAGTGGGCGTGGCGATGGGCAACAAGGGCACGGAGGCGGCCAAGGAGGCGGCCGAGGTGGTGCTCGCCGACGACAACTTCGCGTCGATCGCGGCTGCCGTCGAGGAGGGGCGCACCGTCTACGACAACCTGCGCAAGGCCATCGCCTTCATCCTGCCGACCAATCTCGGTCAGGGCGGCATCGTGCTGTGCGCCGTGCTGCTCGGCATCACGATGCCGATCACGCCGGCGCAGATCCTGTGGGTGAACATGATCACCGCCGTGACGCTGGCGCTGGCGCTGGCCTTCGAGCAGCCCGAACGCGACATCATGCGGCGTCCGCCGCGCGCGGCCGATGCCTCGCTGCTCGACCGCTTCGTGCTTTGGCGCATCTTCTTTGTCGGCGTGCTGCTGGTGGCCGGCGGCATGGGCTTCTTCCTGTGGGAGATCGACCGCGGGCAGAGCCTGGAACTGGCGCGGACCGCTGCCGTCAATGCGGTACTGGTGGGCGAGGCCTTCTATCTGTTCAACATGCGCAGCTTCCGCGAGAGCGTGTTCAGCCGCGAAGGGCTCACCGGAAATCGCTACGTGTGGCTGGCGATCGGCCTGATGGCACTGGCGCAGCTGGCGTTCACCTACGCGCCGTTCATGCACGCGCTGTTCGGCAGCGCCGCGCTCGATGCTGCGACGTGGCTGCGCGTGCTCGCCTTCGGCGTCGTCGTGCTGATCGTGGTAGAACTGGAAAAACTCGTCGTGCGCCTGCGCGCCGACCCCAAGAGCAACGCCTGA
- a CDS encoding acetolactate synthase 3 catalytic subunit → MELTGAEIVIRCLQEEKVEYVFGYPGGAVLFIYDALFRQDQVRHVLTRHEQAAVHAADGFARSTETVGVALVTSGPGATNAVTGIATAYCDSIPMVIISGQVPTHAIGQDAFQEVDTVGITRPCVKHNFLVKNVEDIAATMKKAFMLARTGRPGPVLVDIPKDVSTQKCEYEYPAEITMRSYNPVFKGHQGQIRKAVQLLLEAKRPMIYTGGGVILSNASEQLRKLTRMLGFPITNTLMGLGAYPASDKQFLGMPGMHGTYEANMSMHYCDVLLAVGARFDDRVIGNPAHFAEEPRKIIHIDVDPSSISKRVKVDVPIVGDVRDVLEEMIRQIESGEARPDREALATWWKQVADWQSRDCMQYKNSDEIIKPQYVVQKLWEVTRGEAFVTSDVGQHQMWAAQYYHFDEPRRWLNSGGLGTMGVGLPYAMGAQLAHPDAQVACITGEASIQMCIQELSTCKQFRMPLKIVNLNNGYLGMVRQWQQLFHGGRYSESYMDSLPDFAKLAESYGHVGIQVRNPADVEDALRRAFTEHKDELVFLDFIVDPTENVYPMVQGGKGLTEMILSAEDL, encoded by the coding sequence ATGGAACTCACCGGTGCGGAAATTGTAATCAGGTGCCTGCAGGAAGAAAAGGTCGAGTACGTGTTCGGCTATCCCGGCGGTGCCGTCCTGTTCATCTACGACGCGCTTTTCCGCCAGGATCAGGTTCGCCACGTACTCACCCGTCATGAGCAGGCAGCCGTGCATGCGGCCGACGGCTTCGCGCGCTCGACCGAGACGGTCGGCGTGGCGCTGGTGACGTCGGGCCCGGGCGCGACCAACGCCGTCACCGGCATCGCGACCGCCTACTGCGACTCCATCCCGATGGTCATCATCAGCGGACAGGTGCCGACCCACGCCATCGGCCAGGATGCCTTCCAGGAAGTCGACACCGTCGGCATCACCCGTCCCTGCGTCAAGCACAACTTCCTCGTCAAGAACGTCGAGGACATCGCCGCGACCATGAAGAAGGCCTTCATGCTGGCGCGTACCGGTCGCCCCGGCCCGGTGCTGGTCGACATCCCCAAGGACGTGTCGACGCAGAAGTGCGAATACGAATACCCGGCCGAGATCACGATGCGCTCGTACAACCCGGTGTTCAAGGGTCACCAGGGCCAGATCCGCAAGGCCGTGCAGCTGCTGCTCGAGGCCAAGCGCCCGATGATCTACACCGGTGGCGGCGTGATCCTGTCCAACGCCTCGGAGCAGCTGCGCAAGCTCACGCGCATGCTCGGCTTCCCGATCACCAACACGCTGATGGGCTTGGGCGCCTACCCGGCCAGCGACAAGCAGTTCCTCGGCATGCCGGGCATGCACGGCACGTATGAAGCCAACATGTCGATGCACTACTGCGACGTGCTGCTGGCCGTGGGCGCGCGCTTCGACGACCGCGTCATCGGCAACCCGGCGCACTTCGCCGAGGAGCCGCGCAAGATCATCCACATCGACGTCGACCCGTCGTCGATTTCCAAGCGCGTGAAGGTCGACGTGCCCATCGTCGGCGATGTGCGTGACGTGCTCGAAGAGATGATCCGCCAGATCGAGTCCGGCGAGGCCCGCCCCGACCGCGAGGCGCTGGCCACGTGGTGGAAACAGGTCGCCGACTGGCAGAGCCGCGACTGCATGCAGTACAAGAACTCGGACGAGATCATCAAGCCGCAGTACGTGGTTCAGAAGCTGTGGGAAGTGACCAGGGGCGAGGCCTTCGTGACCTCGGACGTGGGCCAGCACCAGATGTGGGCCGCGCAGTACTATCACTTCGACGAGCCGCGCCGCTGGCTCAACTCCGGCGGCCTGGGCACCATGGGCGTGGGCCTGCCCTACGCGATGGGCGCGCAGCTCGCGCACCCGGACGCGCAGGTGGCCTGCATCACCGGCGAGGCCTCGATCCAGATGTGCATCCAGGAACTGTCGACCTGCAAGCAGTTCCGCATGCCGCTCAAGATCGTCAACCTCAACAACGGCTATCTGGGCATGGTGCGCCAGTGGCAGCAGCTCTTCCACGGCGGGCGTTACTCCGAGTCCTACATGGATTCGCTGCCGGACTTCGCCAAGCTGGCCGAGTCCTACGGCCACGTCGGCATCCAGGTACGCAACCCGGCCGACGTCGAGGACGCGTTGCGCCGCGCCTTCACCGAGCACAAGGACGAGCTGGTCTTCCTCGACTTCATCGTCGATCCGACCGAGAACGTCTATCCGATGGTCCAGGGCGGCAAGGGTCTCACCGAGATGATCCTGTCGGCCGAGGACCTGTAA
- a CDS encoding RDD family protein, with the protein MKNPPAAQTSAAAERPVVEFAGMRRRLASMLYESLLLLGVQGLFYMVPNVLMGMALGGIPGPVIQLLHFVSILGAYFVWYWHRHGATLAMQTWRLKVVDARDGRPLTVGRAALRYALAWPSLCCFGVGLLWPLFDRDRQFLHDRLAGTCIVRMPDARKA; encoded by the coding sequence ATGAAGAATCCTCCCGCCGCGCAGACGTCGGCCGCTGCCGAACGTCCCGTCGTCGAGTTCGCCGGCATGCGCCGTCGACTGGCCAGCATGCTCTACGAGAGCCTGCTGCTGCTGGGCGTGCAGGGTCTGTTCTACATGGTGCCCAACGTGCTGATGGGCATGGCGCTGGGCGGCATTCCCGGCCCGGTCATCCAGTTGCTGCACTTCGTGTCCATCCTGGGCGCGTATTTCGTGTGGTACTGGCACCGTCACGGCGCGACGCTGGCGATGCAGACCTGGCGGCTCAAGGTGGTCGATGCGCGCGACGGGCGGCCGCTGACGGTGGGTCGTGCGGCCCTGCGCTACGCGCTGGCCTGGCCGTCGCTGTGCTGCTTCGGCGTCGGCCTGCTGTGGCCGCTGTTCGACCGCGATCGCCAGTTCCTGCACGATCGTCTGGCCGGTACCTGCATCGTGCGCATGCCCGACGCGCGCAAGGCCTGA
- the pepN gene encoding aminopeptidase N: MDNTLQTPTILRSDYRPLAWRVESVELDFRLDAEQTLVTSRLACVRVPGASGPLPLDGEDLELVSLRIDGAEAGECMRRTERGLEVTPGSDTATIEIVTRVNPAANTTLSGLYASKGGLFTQCEAEGFRRITYFPDRPDVMARYTVRLEAEQASFPVLLSNGNLVDSGELPGDRHYAVWEDPFPKPSYLFALVAADLEAMERSVETLSGREVLLQVWVEPGNLDRAGHAMDSLVNALRWDEETFGLELDLDRFMIVVVADFNMGAMENKGLNIFNARFVLARPDTATDADFEGIESVVAHEYFHNWTGNRVTCRDWFQLTLKEGLTVFRDQQFSADMLARAAGAEREASARAVKRIDDFRGLRAAQFTEDSGPMAHPIRPDSYQEINNFYTATVYEKGAAVIRMQHTLLGAEGFRKGMNLYFERHDGQAVTCDDFVAAMADANDRDMTQFMRWYSQAGTPVVRASGQWDADARRYTLTLAQHTPPTPGQPEKLPLVIPVAVGLIGPDGNDLPLRLEGDSAAGATTRVLELVEAEQHFVFEDVDAEPVPSLLRGFSAPVLLEIDESDARLAFRMAHDADPCNRWDAAQRYAERVILALAAKADADVPEAFLDAWGALLADESLDPAFVALAATLPGEGWLLERMRPADPAPLRAALMRVMRAIGERFADQWLGLYQRLEVRGPYRYHPADAGCRALRNLALRYLAAAGNEDGLNRAETQFEYAENMTEQFGGLAALVHSASPVAEDALDNFHTRFSSDALVLDKWFALQAGAWRWDEAAPPVLERVKALMDDPAFKLTNPNKVYSLLGAFFRGNPAEFHAADGSGHAFWAEQIIALDAMNPQVASRMARSLENWRRYTPALQTSIRTQLERVRDADGLSPDVAEVVGKALVG; this comes from the coding sequence ATGGACAACACGCTGCAAACGCCCACCATCCTGCGCTCCGACTACCGCCCGCTGGCCTGGCGGGTGGAATCGGTGGAGCTGGATTTCCGTCTCGACGCCGAACAGACGCTGGTCACCAGCCGGCTGGCCTGCGTGCGCGTGCCCGGCGCGAGCGGGCCGCTGCCGCTCGACGGCGAGGATCTGGAACTGGTGTCGCTGCGCATCGACGGCGCCGAAGCCGGCGAGTGCATGCGCCGTACCGAGCGCGGGCTGGAAGTCACGCCGGGGTCGGACACCGCGACGATCGAGATCGTCACGCGGGTGAATCCCGCCGCCAACACCACGCTGTCGGGGCTGTACGCCTCCAAGGGCGGCCTGTTCACGCAATGCGAGGCCGAGGGCTTCCGTCGCATCACCTATTTCCCCGACCGCCCCGACGTGATGGCGCGCTACACGGTGCGCCTCGAGGCCGAGCAGGCGTCGTTCCCGGTGCTGCTGTCCAACGGCAACCTGGTCGATTCGGGCGAGCTTCCGGGCGATCGCCACTACGCGGTGTGGGAAGACCCGTTCCCCAAGCCGTCCTACCTGTTCGCGCTGGTCGCGGCCGACCTCGAGGCGATGGAGCGCAGCGTCGAGACCCTGTCCGGGCGCGAGGTGCTGCTGCAGGTATGGGTCGAGCCGGGCAACCTGGACCGCGCCGGCCATGCGATGGATTCGCTGGTCAATGCCCTGCGCTGGGATGAGGAGACCTTCGGCCTGGAACTCGATCTCGACCGCTTCATGATCGTCGTCGTCGCCGACTTCAACATGGGCGCGATGGAGAACAAGGGGCTCAACATCTTCAATGCCCGCTTCGTGCTGGCGCGCCCGGACACCGCCACCGATGCCGATTTCGAAGGCATCGAGAGCGTCGTCGCGCACGAGTACTTCCACAACTGGACCGGCAACCGCGTGACCTGCCGCGACTGGTTCCAGCTCACGCTCAAGGAGGGCCTCACGGTCTTCCGCGACCAGCAGTTCTCGGCCGACATGCTCGCGCGCGCGGCCGGCGCGGAGCGCGAGGCCTCGGCGCGTGCGGTCAAGCGCATCGACGATTTTCGCGGACTGCGCGCAGCGCAGTTCACCGAGGACTCGGGGCCCATGGCGCATCCGATCCGCCCGGACAGCTATCAGGAAATCAACAATTTCTACACCGCCACCGTGTACGAGAAGGGTGCCGCCGTGATCCGCATGCAGCACACGCTGCTCGGCGCAGAGGGTTTCCGCAAAGGCATGAACCTGTACTTCGAGCGCCACGACGGCCAGGCCGTGACCTGCGACGACTTCGTCGCCGCGATGGCCGACGCCAACGACCGCGACATGACGCAGTTCATGCGCTGGTACTCGCAGGCCGGCACGCCGGTGGTGCGCGCCAGCGGCCAGTGGGATGCCGACGCACGCCGCTACACGCTCACGCTCGCCCAGCACACGCCGCCCACACCCGGCCAGCCCGAGAAGCTGCCGCTGGTGATTCCGGTGGCGGTCGGCCTGATCGGGCCGGATGGCAATGACCTGCCCCTTCGTCTGGAAGGCGATTCCGCGGCGGGCGCCACCACGCGCGTGCTTGAACTGGTCGAGGCCGAGCAGCATTTCGTGTTCGAGGACGTCGACGCCGAACCCGTGCCGTCGCTGCTGCGCGGCTTTTCGGCGCCGGTGCTGCTCGAGATCGACGAGAGCGATGCGCGCCTGGCCTTTCGCATGGCGCATGACGCCGACCCGTGCAACCGCTGGGACGCGGCGCAGCGCTACGCCGAACGCGTGATCCTTGCGCTGGCCGCCAAGGCGGACGCCGACGTGCCCGAGGCTTTCCTCGATGCGTGGGGTGCGCTGCTCGCCGACGAGTCGCTGGATCCGGCCTTCGTCGCGCTGGCGGCCACCCTGCCCGGCGAGGGCTGGCTGCTCGAACGCATGCGTCCGGCCGACCCGGCGCCGCTGCGCGCCGCGCTGATGCGCGTGATGCGCGCGATCGGCGAGCGTTTCGCGGATCAGTGGCTGGGGCTCTACCAACGCCTCGAGGTGCGCGGCCCGTATCGCTACCATCCGGCCGACGCCGGCTGCCGTGCGCTGCGCAACCTCGCGCTGCGCTATCTGGCTGCCGCCGGTAACGAGGACGGTCTGAACCGCGCCGAGACGCAGTTCGAGTACGCCGAGAACATGACCGAACAGTTCGGCGGACTCGCGGCCCTGGTGCACAGCGCCAGCCCGGTCGCAGAGGACGCACTCGACAATTTTCACACGCGTTTTTCGAGCGATGCGCTGGTGCTCGACAAGTGGTTCGCGCTGCAGGCCGGCGCCTGGCGCTGGGACGAGGCTGCGCCGCCGGTTCTCGAACGCGTCAAGGCCCTGATGGACGACCCCGCCTTCAAGCTCACCAACCCGAACAAGGTCTACTCTCTGCTCGGCGCCTTCTTCCGCGGCAACCCGGCCGAGTTCCACGCCGCCGACGGCAGCGGCCATGCCTTCTGGGCCGAGCAGATCATCGCGCTGGACGCGATGAACCCGCAGGTCGCTTCGCGCATGGCCCGCTCGCTGGAGAACTGGCGGCGCTATACGCCAGCGCTGCAGACGTCGATCCGCACCCAACTGGAGCGCGTACGCGACGCCGATGGGCTGTCGCCGGACGTGGCCGAGGTCGTGGGCAAGGCACTTGTCGGATGA